TTCAAGGTCAATAGGAGTACCTGAATCATCACTGCCTGAACTGGATGTACTGAGCCTTCGTGAGAACAGCTACACCATGCAAAGTGTTAGCCAAGCCGGTAAAAATTATtcacaaaaataaataaaaaataaatgtaaaaaaataattaaatgaacAATAGCCATGAGTCATATGTATCCGTTAAATATTACTGGCTCACCAAATGAATTGTGATTACTTTATTCAACTGTATTGCATGATTTCATTACATACGTACTGATCATGCATACGAAGTTCAATTATGCACATTTTGCATAGAACGTGAAATTGTATACTTAAAATGTTATgtaaattttcataaaattagaaaaaaatgtCAATATACGTGCAACGATATTAAGTTATAAAGCAGTATATTTTATTAAGTTAATGTTAGAATGAATCAAAAATGTGACATATGGTAATTTACATAAATGCTAACATGCATCCATTAGTGGTGAGCCTTGTGtgtttttgaatttaaaatatattattaccTGTTCACCAGAAAGTACATGACTCGTTGTTCGGACTTCTTGAGTCACTACTCTTTGTTCTTGTCGCGTTGCACTCGTCGCTGTCGTATGTGCTACAGTTTTTTCTTCTACCTAGTGTaaacaagaaaaaaaaaacaaatatacaaaaaaataaCTCTAGCTTTATTAAAGAGTATACAGTATTAAAAATGTTGCGTGAACAAATTTAAAGTATTTACTCAACAAATTATGAACAAGCAAAATAGTATCTAAAGAAAGACTGTTGCACAACTATGCAAATTATTAATAACAGTATTTACAAACCTGACTGGTCTTTTGATTCTTTTCAAGATCTTCGTGCATTGTAGCAGTACGTGTAGTAACAGCAGTGGCTGTCATGTATGGTGCTCTACCATCATCCAATGTCTCTGCCTAAATACAACTACAAGGTAACTAATGCTTTATGTAACACAGGAGCAATGTATGTACATGTgtatataaaaaatttaaaaaaaaaaaaaaaaaaaaaaaaaaattaaaaaaaaatacaataacgaaaaAACTAATGAACGAACCCTTTTTGCCGTCTAATGCACTGGTTTCAAGATGATTACAACATCTATTGATAATTATTATTTGCAATACATTCACAATGCACACTCATTTCATGCAATAGATAAATATTACATGATTAAAGAACATGTTGCAATATCTACAAAACATAACTATTGGATAGACTACAGTTAATATTACTTGAACGTGCTAAAATATTGTCAGTCTGTGTAGTCTTTTCCTAACAATAATTTAAGAAGCATCTTTTCTGCTCTTGTTTTAACACCATAGAATAAATGAAATATCAATTGATTATTTGAATGAATTCGACAAAACTTATTTCATATTTGGGCAGTTAATGCAGTAGATACTCATAATTTTTGCATATGTGAGAAGTTTTTAGAAATTCTATCACCTTGTTCATTTGCGTGGAAACTGTTATTTGGCCTGTACCTCCAGGTGTAAGGTCTTCAATTTTTTCCTCTATGTTTTGAACTACACCTTCCTGATCTTTTACTACTGATTGTTTAGTCGTCGTCTTCACTATTGTCGGGGTAGTACTTGGAACTACCACTTTCTTCGTCTTAGAAGGAATAGTATTTGCTGCATCTTGTAAATTTTTCTGTTtaaacatgaaaacaaaaaatatctGTATATTTCGCGCGCTTCGCTAGTGCCAATACATTTttgatacatatgtatatacatatttctTGGCTGCGCAGCATTTACACTTTTTCTTCTCTTTCAGATTGTGATCATATTGAGAAAataaaaacgaataaagaaaagaaaaaaatattttctagaaaaattaattaaataatataaatgcatTAATAGTAGCAAGCAATAGTACTGCCACAAAAAGGATGAACATATTCTCAACAAAAATAGCGCGTGCAAATTTGAAATTAAAACGTGAATCTGAAGAGATGAACTTCTTGGAAAATATGTGCTCAGTGTTGCTCGCTGCGCAGCGTTTGTTCTTCTCCTTCAAACGATAATTTTATTCATGTTGCAATCCAGTGTCATCATCATCACTCTGAATATGGactcagtctgaaagttatccaGAGCTATTTAACAATGACCATTTATAGCTCGGTTATGCTGACTCCAAAAATTATTCCGCAAGGTTTCTACCCATCACAGTAACTATTTCATTGATCTTTTTACTATCTTTTGCAGCAAGATCACTTTGATTCAACGATTTATCGTCTCGAACCAACCCCATTAATACCTacctgttgttgctgctgctgctgctgctgctgctgttcttgttgttgttgttgttgttgttgttgttcagCAGCAATGAAAACTGCTGAAGCGTTTTTATCATCCTCCGGTCGGGACATTGCTTTCTGTTGTTCTTTTAATCCTGCAGATTCTACATAATTAAGACCAGGAGTCTTTAATCCTGATGTCAATTTGTTAGTATCTAGATCCTTAGTCTTCCTTTTTTCTGCTGATTCAGCAACTTTCTTTTCTTCGCCTGGAGCATAATTAAATGCTAAGCCTGTAGCTTTACGACTTGCAGTAGTTGGCGATTGTTGATTTTGTATTCCCGGTGATGCTGATCTATCCTCGTACGAAAATCCATGTGGTGTAAATGGTTTCCTTGTCGCAGAAGTTTCTGTCTCTTCATAATCATAAGGTTTTGTATAAGAGGGAAGCGGTGATGATTCTGAAATAGTTTTCGTCTTTTCGATATTCGATGTTTCACTTAACGGCTTTACTTGTCGTTCAGAAGCGGAAATACTCGATGACTCCGTATCATTCTTATTCATCGATTCTTCTAATTCTTTACTCTTTTTCTGCTTCTTCTGCTTTGCATCCTTTTCTCTCTTGCCAAACAGGAAGCCACCCATGGAACTCTTTcgtaataaataaaaacatgCAGTGCCAAAAACATGCCATACATATATAACTTTCACGCAAATAAACTACCAATGCTAGTACAAACTACATAtcgatcccccccccccccccccccccccccccccgaccACTTATCATCAAATAATCTAACAACCATGCACACTTATATCCTACGACTAAGTATGCGAATACACGGGTACTTAGAAAATGTTTAAGTTGTATCTGTTTCTTTAAATTAATACGTTGAGTCGTTACGCATAAAAATTCTATTCCAAAAATAAGTATGAATAAGCATTTTTCTTTTTACTAATCACAACAGGCAATAGCATAATAATAACTGAACGATATGCACTTACCttgcctttttcttttttttctttgtctTTTTTTTCTGGCGTTTCCTTATCTTTCTTTTTCAACTCTTTCTTACTGGGCGACTTTACGTCGTTCTTGTCACTGATAACACTTTCATTTACTAGATCAGAGTTATTGAGATCGTTATGATTCtccttttcattttcattttgctTATCCTTTTTCTTCTTGGATAGACCACCGGGCGGTAGGACCGCGATTCCTCCGACCGGTttctataaataaatttataatcACACATCGCTTCATGCAATAAGCAAAAATTCAGCTCTAACTCTACGTTTTTATAAGCTATATGTTGACACATTCTTTTGGCGTGTAGTTCATGCTTCTGCAACTAATTACGGTCTGCGCTCTCAAAAAATACAATCATGAATTTTGTCACAAATAACTACATGTATTTTTTCCTGCAAAATTGCAACGTATTTATAGCATGTTAAATTTGCCTTTCGATTATTTTCTTCTGATACGATATTGCTTGCGTGAATTATTAGCTCCATGCGAAAATAAACATCAAACTTAGTTAAAAgtctaattaaaaaaataaataaataaaaagaaaaaatatatatttttctgtACCTATTACTACGTATATTTATACAACAACAACACACGCTAAAGATTAGTAATAacagtaaaaaaatatataaaaagtagtaataaacgccAAAAATGAAAACGAGAAAAGGAAAACACCAAATGATTACATCACATGTTAACACAAATGGAATGATATGTTTGTTAATGCAACAATAGTATGTCCCATGTGAAATTCTATACCTTTTTGCCACGATCTGCATCATATTCTCCTTCCAGGCTACTGGTACTGCTTGCTGATGTTGTTCCAGCGCTTGTTTTTCGTGTGAGCTACCGATGTTAGTCATGTGTCAATTAGTCTttttatgattgaataatgtTACAACGCGGTTATGAAACTAACGATTGCTTCAAATTTGTAAGAAAGCAAGATTGATAAAAATAAGTGTTGTTTGAAAGCGTAGACCGCAGGTGAAACTAAAGTTAATTAAATCTGTTTTAATGAATTTCCATGaaataactgttgaatttgCATGACGATTTCATGCATTCTCTACGTACTATGTATTGCTATAACTTCGATAGTTGTACCAATGCTGCACGTACATGTGTACACGTACGCGAAGAATTAATATAAAACATACTTATTTTACCTTCTCTTTCTGTTTCTTAATTGGGCTAGGCCTTTGATCTATATGTTCCATGTCAGGTATCATTTCAGGTTCGTAGCTCATTGTATGTCTTTTGCTTGGCTCTGAACCGTAAGTTTCAACTTGTTTCGGTCCACCTAAAGCTGCATAAAGTAAGTAATATTTAACGATGTTAACGCAACCTAACAACTTGTTTATCTATATGTTCTATACGTGTATAATTACCATCCATGCTGCGAGATGTTGGACGGCGGCCAATCAAAGATCTTTCGAATTGTGGCGGCTGTCTATCGATAGAAGTTTTTTTTGTTTCGTAATAAGTTCTTCCCGAGTAGCGGAAACGAGAACCCAAATGTAGCATTAAACCTACCTTCTTGACAGGTTCAGGACTCATGAGCCTAaaaatattcgtattatacgtgtAAGTTTATCCTGCAGTTACATCCTGTTGTA
The Calliopsis andreniformis isolate RMS-2024a chromosome 8, iyCalAndr_principal, whole genome shotgun sequence DNA segment above includes these coding regions:
- the Cora gene encoding erythrocyte membrane protein band 4.1 like coracle isoform X3 produces the protein MPEEQKSSGGPAEVTAENGTGTNSPTKSPSSKGKTALAKVTLLDGTVKDFYIDRKAKGQELLDMICQSMNLLEKDYFGLIYEDRHDPRNWLDLDKRIAKFVKNEPWKFNFEVKFYPPDPAQLQEDITRYQLCLQIRNDIITGRLPCSFVTHALLGSYLVQSEVGDYDPEEHGRTYLKDFKFAPNQTPELVEKVMDLHKTHKGQTPAEAELHYLENAKKLAMYGVDLHPAKDSEVVDIMLGVCSSGLLVYSDRLRINRFAWPKILKISYKRHNFYIKIRPGEFERFESTIGFKLANHRAAKKLWKVCVEHHTFFRLMSPEPVKKVGLMLHLGSRFRYSGRTYYETKKTSIDRQPPQFERSLIGRRPTSRSMDALGGPKQVETYGSEPSKRHTMSYEPEMIPDMEHIDQRPSPIKKQKEKLTRKTSAGTTSASSTSSLEGEYDADRGKKKPVGGIAVLPPGGLSKKKKDKQNENEKENHNDLNNSDLVNESVISDKNDVKSPSKKELKKKDKETPEKKDKEKKEKGKSSMGGFLFGKREKDAKQKKQKKSKELEESMNKNDTESSSISASERQVKPLSETSNIEKTKTISESSPLPSYTKPYDYEETETSATRKPFTPHGFSYEDRSASPGIQNQQSPTTASRKATGLAFNYAPGEEKKVAESAEKRKTKDLDTNKLTSGLKTPGLNYVESAGLKEQQKAMSRPEDDKNASAVFIAAEQQQQQQQQQEQQQQQQQQQQQKNLQDAANTIPSKTKKVVVPSTTPTIVKTTTKQSVVKDQEGVVQNIEEKIEDLTPGGTGQITVSTQMNKAETLDDGRAPYMTATAVTTRTATMHEDLEKNQKTSQVEEKTVAHTTATSATRQEQRVVTQEVRTTSHVLSGEQADPAGVVTTESHVYKNEPEENVTTTTTVPLVATETRKVAVENDDGTYSATGEIVSSQTISSKTRTVETITYKTERDGVVETRVEQKITIQSDGDPIDHDRALAEAIQEATAMNPDMTVEKIEIQQQTAQ
- the Cora gene encoding erythrocyte membrane protein band 4.1 like coracle isoform X1 gives rise to the protein MPEEQKSSGGPAEVTAENGTGTNSPTKSPSSKGKTALAKVTLLDGTVKDFYIDRKAKGQELLDMICQSMNLLEKDYFGLIYEDRHDPRNWLDLDKRIAKFVKNEPWKFNFEVKFYPPDPAQLQEDITRYQLCLQIRNDIITGRLPCSFVTHALLGSYLVQSEVGDYDPEEHGRTYLKDFKFAPNQTPELVEKVMDLHKTHKGQTPAEAELHYLENAKKLAMYGVDLHPAKDSEVVDIMLGVCSSGLLVYSDRLRINRFAWPKILKISYKRHNFYIKIRPGEFERFESTIGFKLANHRAAKKLWKVCVEHHTFFRLMSPEPVKKVGLMLHLGSRFRYSGRTYYETKKTSIDRQPPQFERSLIGRRPTSRSMDALGGPKQVETYGSEPSKRHTMSYEPEMIPDMEHIDQRPSPIKKQKEKLTRKTSAGTTSASSTSSLEGEYDADRGKKKPVGGIAVLPPGGLSKKKKDKQNENEKENHNDLNNSDLVNESVISDKNDVKSPSKKELKKKDKETPEKKDKEKKEKGKSSMGGFLFGKREKDAKQKKQKKSKELEESMNKNDTESSSISASERQVKPLSETSNIEKTKTISESSPLPSYTKPYDYEETETSATRKPFTPHGFSYEDRSASPGIQNQQSPTTASRKATGLAFNYAPGEEKKVAESAEKRKTKDLDTNKLTSGLKTPGLNYVESAGLKEQQKAMSRPEDDKNASAVFIAAEQQQQQQQQQEQQQQQQQQQQQKNLQDAANTIPSKTKKVVVPSTTPTIVKTTTKQSVVKDQEGVVQNIEEKIEDLTPGGTGQITVSTQMNKAETLDDGRAPYMTATAVTTRTATMHEDLEKNQKTSQVEEKTVAHTTATSATRQEQRVVTQEVRTTSHVLSGEQLFSRRLSTSSSGSDDSGTPIDLEDDQQAFYNQYYQADPAGVVTTESHVYKNEPEENVTTTTTVPLVATETRKVAVENDDGTYSATGEIVSSQTISSKTRTVETITYKTERDGVVETRVEQKITIQSDGDPIDHDRALAEAIQEATAMNPDMTVEKIEIQQQTAQ
- the Cora gene encoding erythrocyte membrane protein band 4.1 like coracle isoform X4, with amino-acid sequence MPEEQKSSGGPAEVTAENGTGTNSPTKSPSSKGKTALAKVTLLDGTVKDFYIDRKAKGQELLDMICQSMNLLEKDYFGLIYEDRHDPRNWLDLDKRIAKFVKNEPWKFNFEVKFYPPDPAQLQEDITRYQLCLQIRNDIITGRLPCSFVTHALLGSYLVQSEVGDYDPEEHGRTYLKDFKFAPNQTPELVEKVMDLHKTHKGQTPAEAELHYLENAKKLAMYGVDLHPAKDSEVVDIMLGVCSSGLLVYSDRLRINRFAWPKILKISYKRHNFYIKIRPGEFERFESTIGFKLANHRAAKKLWKVCVEHHTFFRLMSPEPVKKVGLMLHLGSRFRYSGRTYYETKKTSIDRQPPQFERSLIGRRPTSRSMDALGGPKQVETYGSEPSKRHTMSYEPEMIPDMEHIDQRPSPIKKQKEKLTRKTSAGTTSASSTSSLEGEYDADRGKKKPVGGIAVLPPGGLSKKKKDKQNENEKENHNDLNNSDLVNESVISDKNDVKSPSKKELKKKDKETPEKKDKEKKEKGKSSMGGFLFGKREKDAKQKKQKKSKELEESMNKNDTESSSISASERQVKPLSETSNIEKTKTISESSPLPSYTKPYDYEETETSATRKPFTPHGFSYEDRSASPGIQNQQSPTTASRKATGLAFNYAPGEEKKVAESAEKRKTKDLDTNKLTSGLKTPGLNYVESAGLKEQQKAMSRPEDDKNASAVFIAAEQQQQQQQQQEQQQQQQQQQQQKNLQDAANTIPSKTKKVVVPSTTPTIVKTTTKQSVVKDQEGVVQNIEEKIEDLTPGGTGQITVSTQMNKADPAGVVTTESHVYKNEPEENVTTTTTVPLVATETRKVAVENDDGTYSATGEIVSSQTISSKTRTVETITYKTERDGVVETRVEQKITIQSDGDPIDHDRALAEAIQEATAMNPDMTVEKIEIQQQTAQ
- the Cora gene encoding erythrocyte membrane protein band 4.1 like coracle isoform X2 — its product is MPEEQKSSGGPAEVTAENGTGTNSPTKSPSSKGKTALAKVTLLDGTVKDFYIDRKAKGQELLDMICQSMNLLEKDYFGLIYEDRHDPRNWLDLDKRIAKFVKNEPWKFNFEVKFYPPDPAQLQEDITRYQLCLQIRNDIITGRLPCSFVTHALLGSYLVQSEVGDYDPEEHGRTYLKDFKFAPNQTPELVEKVMDLHKTHKGQTPAEAELHYLENAKKLAMYGVDLHPAKDSEVVDIMLGVCSSGLLVYSDRLRINRFAWPKILKISYKRHNFYIKIRPGEFERFESTIGFKLANHRAAKKLWKVCVEHHTFFRLMSPEPVKKVGLMLHLGSRFRYSGRTYYETKKTSIDRQPPQFERSLIGRRPTSRSMDALGGPKQVETYGSEPSKRHTMSYEPEMIPDMEHIDQRPSPIKKQKEKKPVGGIAVLPPGGLSKKKKDKQNENEKENHNDLNNSDLVNESVISDKNDVKSPSKKELKKKDKETPEKKDKEKKEKGKSSMGGFLFGKREKDAKQKKQKKSKELEESMNKNDTESSSISASERQVKPLSETSNIEKTKTISESSPLPSYTKPYDYEETETSATRKPFTPHGFSYEDRSASPGIQNQQSPTTASRKATGLAFNYAPGEEKKVAESAEKRKTKDLDTNKLTSGLKTPGLNYVESAGLKEQQKAMSRPEDDKNASAVFIAAEQQQQQQQQQEQQQQQQQQQQQKNLQDAANTIPSKTKKVVVPSTTPTIVKTTTKQSVVKDQEGVVQNIEEKIEDLTPGGTGQITVSTQMNKAETLDDGRAPYMTATAVTTRTATMHEDLEKNQKTSQVEEKTVAHTTATSATRQEQRVVTQEVRTTSHVLSGEQLFSRRLSTSSSGSDDSGTPIDLEDDQQAFYNQYYQADPAGVVTTESHVYKNEPEENVTTTTTVPLVATETRKVAVENDDGTYSATGEIVSSQTISSKTRTVETITYKTERDGVVETRVEQKITIQSDGDPIDHDRALAEAIQEATAMNPDMTVEKIEIQQQTAQ